A window of the Alternaria dauci strain A2016 chromosome 3, whole genome shotgun sequence genome harbors these coding sequences:
- a CDS encoding mitochondrial 54S ribosomal protein bL32m, which produces MALARPLPPLWQTLLPGLNGPMRPVLNSPFLQRLSQPFGPISTPFGALAIPSLSLPSIPSLADIWDGILNAVPKKKTSYRKKRQRFMAGKGLKDITSLNTCSGCGRVKRLHILCPYCVDAIKTNIFGQLNWSIRGPTKKMAKQLGREKREEAQRARTMMPDPRKEKEEQILKHTGWKR; this is translated from the exons ATGGCACTCGCCCGCCCGCTCCCCCCGCTGTGGCAGACGCTGCTGCCAGGCCTCAATGGCCCAATGCGCCCTGTCCTCAATTCGCCTTTTCTCCAACGCCTATCACAACCTTTTGGCCCAATCAGCACACCCTTTGGCGCACTCGCGATACCCTCACTGTCGCTCCCGTCGATACCGTCACTAGCCGACATCTGGGATGGCATACTCAACGCGGtgcccaagaagaagacgtcATACCGCAAGAAGCGCCAACGGTTCATGGCGGGCAAGGGACTAAAAGACATTACGTCGCTGAACACATGCTCTGGGTGTGGAAGAGTAAAGCGGTTACACATCCTGTGCCCTTACTGCGTGGATG CCATCAAGACCAACATCTTCGGCCAGCTCAACTGGTCCATCCGCGGACCTACCAAGAAGATGGCCAAGCAACTGGGACGAGAGAAGCGAGAAGAGGCCCAAAGAGCGCGAACCATGATGCCCGATCCAAGgaaagagaaggaggagcAAATACTGAAGCATACCGGCTGGAAGAGATGA